The sequence CAAGGAAGAAGATAACCTGCGTCATAGTCATAAAGGCATTTATTTCATCAAAATATAGTATATGCTTGTTATTATCCTTATTAGTTAAAATAAATTTATGCCGATAAGCTTCAAGACTTTCACGGCAATGCTCCACCTCTTCCAAATCCTCGAGGAAAATCTCATATCCTACTCCTTTTGAGGCGGACCTTATGCGTCTTTTTGTAATTAAGACCCAGTTGTCATCGTCTTCTTTGAAAATAATTAACCCCTTTTCATCTTCAGAAAGGCCTTTAAGTTGAGCTGAATAATTGTCTTCATTGTCCTCTGTAATTATTTTAACGAACTCACTTTCACCGCCATTTTTGTTGAATATCTTTAATATTACATTCGGCTTTTTCTCCTTCATCGTGATATAAATTTAGTACAATATCAAAGTCAGTTTCACTTCTCCAGGAATAATTAATATGTTGATTAATGGAGAAAGTACTTTTAAGAGCAACACTAATTTTGTTCAGCTCGCGTATTTTGCTTTTAACAGTTCAATTGGAAATGGATGTTCCTTCAATCTGCGCTTAGCCTGCTCTATCTTTTTTATTATAAAAGGGCTATTGCGCACTGCATCATCCGGAATGCTCGATTTACCAACTATTAACTTTCCCCTTTTTTCAAGAAATTGTGAAATTTTTGTAGACATAATTTCTTCCTTTTAATCAAAATTAAACTTTTTTTCTGGTAACCCAAAATGCTCCATAGTTCTTGTCAGATTCAAACGGCTGCAACTTTTCAATTTTGTATAAACGACCGTTTTTTTATTGTACCATTTGGCCCCGTACTCTCAAAGTCAAATCTGGCAGTCGTTTCATTTAATATATAAGGATACTTTACTTGTCTTTTTTCATGACTATACAAATGTAGGTCGTAATATAACTCAGATTCTATTCATTCTCGTTCATTTTCTGCTGTAACATCGCCATATCCATTGCTACTTTACTCTGCGTTACCTTCGCATAAATCATGGTCGTACTCAGCTTCGTATGACCTAACATCTTACTGATTGACTCTATAGGCACTCCATTCATTAGCGTTATAGTAGTTGCAAACGTATGCCTCGCAAGGTGAAACGTCAGGTGCTTTTTTATCTCACAGATTTCACTGATTATTTTAAGACCTCTATTGATATTTTGATTGGTGGTGCTTGGGAAAATATACTCCGCGTCTTGATTGTATATATTCAATATCGATATTGCCTGTTTGAGTAATGGTACGTATACAGGTGTACCTGTTTTTGCTCTGGATGTCTTAATCCATTTCATTCCATCATTAGCAGTAAATATATTCTCCGGCTTTAAACTCAATAAATCCGCAAATGCCAATCCTGTGTAACAACTGAAAAGAAACAGCTCTTTTACCTGCTTTAGCATCTCATTTTCAAATTCTTTATTCTCTATAGCCTTCAGCTCTTCCAAGCTGAGAAAATCGCGCTCTTTATGCTTAAATTTCAGCTTGTATAATTCAAACGGGTTTTTATCTACCCATTCATTATCCTTCGCCTATTTCATTATTTTCTTCAGGCGCTCCATATGCTTCATAGTCCCATTATTTGTGCATTGATCATGCTCCTTCAATGGCTGGGTCCTAACATAATGCTCAAAACCAGTAATAAACTCAAAAGCAAGCTTCCTAAGCAACACATCATTTGTACCATAATGTTTTTTAATAAACAGCTGTAAATAGCTCTCAGTAGTGCGATAGTTTTTCATAGTCCCGGGAACCAGGACTGTTTTCATAATTTCATTGTGATGGCCTATGAGCCACATCAAAGAATGCTGTTCTACAGGCTTATCGTAATTTAAAAATGCCTGCTTCACCATATCCGCATTTATTCCCTCATCTCCCAATCTTAATTGCTGGTAATGCCGGACTAACTTAGCCCTTACCTCTTCCAAATAGCTGTTAAACCGCCTTAACTCATCCGATTTACTCTTAGCACATCCCTTCGCCTCATTCCAATCAGAGGGATTGATTTGCTGTTTCATCCCAGCTCACACTTAGTCTTGTTCACCACGATCCGGGCATACGCATAACATCTCAGTGGTGAGCAAACCCCGGAACCGTTGGCGGATGAAGACGGAGACGGGGGCCACGGCGTCAACCGTGCTGTAATCGATCAGCTTGTACGTGACTCGGCAAATAGTGGAATACGTTCGGTTGTGTTGTGCAATACGACTATATACGGCTGGTGCAATGGTATAAAAAGGGATAGCATACAGGTGCCGTGGTTGATCAGGGAAGCCATAAAAATCGGTACCGCCAGTTATATCGGGAAATGTGAGAATATATGGTCGAATGTGTGCATTTCGACGATCTTGTTGATCTATATGTGCTCGCATTGGACAAAACGGTGGCAGGAAGTTTTTTTCGTTGAAAATGGTGACTCGAAAGATCATGAAAGCCTGCCTGAATCGTCTGTTGCTTTCATCCAGGTAGCATTCATTAGTATACTTCTAAAATAACGAGAATCAGTTTTTAAACATACTCTAATACAAGAGCGGGTATTAAATAAATGCTATTCAATAAAAACTGATAGAAAAAACTGTCCCGTGAGGACTATTAGGATAAGCTGTCAATTGTCCACCGTTTGCTTCAATAAAGTCTTTACACATCACCAGTCCCAGCCCAGTTCCCTTTTCCCCTCCTGTACCTATTGAAGGCTGCGAGAAAGCGCCCATTTCCATATTTTTAATTACGTCATCAGGCAGCCCCGGACCATTATCACAAACATTGATAAACACCTGATCATTCTCTTTGAAACATTTTACGAATACTATGGAACCCGAAGGACAGAATTTAAGCGCATTACTCACCAGGTTTCGGATCACTATTTCCAACTGATTAGCATCAGCTATAATTTTTAGATCATCCTGCATCTGCTTTTCTAACACAATTTCTTTTTTCAGAGCATCGCTGGCTAGCAGATTAAAAATATTATTAACCACCTTATCTAAAATGACAACTTCCTTTTTAGTAACATTTCCATCAAGTTGAGAATGAG is a genomic window of Chitinophaga sp. LS1 containing:
- a CDS encoding site-specific integrase, producing MEELKAIENKEFENEMLKQVKELFLFSCYTGLAFADLLSLKPENIFTANDGMKWIKTSRAKTGTPVYVPLLKQAISILNIYNQDAEYIFPSTTNQNINRGLKIISEICEIKKHLTFHLARHTFATTITLMNGVPIESISKMLGHTKLSTTMIYAKVTQSKVAMDMAMLQQKMNENE
- a CDS encoding phage integrase SAM-like domain-containing protein, which translates into the protein MKQQINPSDWNEAKGCAKSKSDELRRFNSYLEEVRAKLVRHYQQLRLGDEGINADMVKQAFLNYDKPVEQHSLMWLIGHHNEIMKTVLVPGTMKNYRTTESYLQLFIKKHYGTNDVLLRKLAFEFITGFEHYVRTQPLKEHDQCTNNGTMKHMERLKKIMK